The following are encoded in a window of Candidatus Fluviicola riflensis genomic DNA:
- a CDS encoding MBL fold metallo-hydrolase codes for MKITILGSGTSQGIPVIACDCYVCASTDVRDDRLRCSVLIEHEGENYVIDAGPDFRQQLLRAKVKSLRSVIFTHEHKDHIAGLDDVRAFNFLENRDMEIYCTLQVEEALRREYHYAFDHTRYPGVPELNINIINLDPFVLPNGLEVIPIEVMHHKMPVLGFRFGKFAYVTDAKTVEDYEIEKLKGVEVLIVNALRKEPHISHFNLEEALAFIEKVNPKAAYLTHISHIFGTHEEIERELPDHVHVAYDGLQFEF; via the coding sequence GTGAAAATAACCATACTTGGTTCGGGCACATCTCAAGGCATTCCGGTGATTGCCTGCGATTGTTATGTATGTGCATCAACTGATGTTCGGGATGATCGCTTGCGTTGTTCTGTGCTGATCGAACACGAAGGCGAAAACTACGTGATCGATGCCGGGCCTGATTTTCGGCAGCAACTCCTGCGCGCGAAAGTGAAATCATTAAGATCTGTCATTTTCACCCATGAACACAAAGATCACATAGCCGGTTTGGATGATGTGCGGGCTTTTAATTTCCTCGAAAACCGCGATATGGAAATTTATTGCACGCTACAGGTCGAAGAAGCCCTTCGACGCGAGTATCATTATGCTTTTGATCACACACGATATCCGGGCGTTCCCGAACTCAATATCAATATCATCAACCTCGATCCTTTTGTCCTGCCCAATGGTTTGGAAGTTATTCCGATTGAAGTGATGCATCATAAAATGCCGGTTCTCGGTTTCCGGTTTGGGAAATTTGCCTACGTAACCGATGCCAAAACCGTTGAGGATTACGAGATCGAAAAGTTGAAAGGAGTAGAAGTATTGATCGTAAACGCACTGCGTAAAGAACCGCACATTTCACATTTTAACCTGGAAGAAGCACTTGCTTTTATCGAAAAGGTAAATCCGAAAGCCGCTTACCTGACACACATTTCTCACATATTTGGCACACATGAGGAAATAGAGCGCGAGTTGCCGGATCATGTGCACGTTGCCTACGACGGGCTGCAATTTGAATTTTAG